attttattaaatagcatttttatatatattatactttcATGTACAAATActaatttgatatatttttaaaacatatttatactttaaaataaatttataagtataaactatttaaaataatatatttatattatttctcaaaagagattgatatatttttgtttaaataaatttaataatttatttttcatgggATAGAACCACagtgaggtaaaaaaaatatcataaagtTCCACGAGTTTTTCGACAATAAATTGACGGTGAAgtgtatactatatatatatataaatttttttttttttttcaattttttatttattgatatattgtaatatagtATTGGATGTTGTTCCGAGCGGTTACGGTCTCGTGAAGCGATAACGGTAGGGCGTCCAGGCCAACAAGTCTATGAAAAGAATAAATTCTATTGTATTGGCACTAATTGTCTTGTTCattgtttatatttagtattattactctttttactttttatttattactctaCTATCGAAGTATAACTCATGCAATAGCACTAACCCGAGCGAAACTTTATTAGCAGTTCAAAATCAAAACGgaacatttcttttttatttattatttctgataCTGCGGTCTTAattgatacaaaaattttgtaaattaaaaaaaaaatgcagttAATTTGgtttcttaattaaaatttttcatcgatttttaaactgtaaaaaattgggagtgattttgggttttatttcaatttagaTTTGCTCTATCACTCGGAGTTATggggtttaaaaaattactctataAGGAGTTTGTTTTTCCAGCGAAATGATTTCGGAGTGGGGGTTTTTTAAACCCGCATTCACTTCGAACTGGAGTTTTAATGTTagaatcatttgaaaaaagCCTACGGTTTCTGTGACGCCGCCAAATGACTGCGAATTTCTATAGAACTCAATGGAATAAGACTTTCTTTTCAAACAGCTGtaacttcttcaaaaattgactaatttagacattttttcttacaaaattttcgtgttcaaatgaattttccgtaaaaaatatgaaaaaaatttcgaaactTTGAAATCTACGAAATTTTTCACTTCTTTgaaaaaacacatttttttttaaactaagcaagatatcaaaaaattttatttttaaaaaatgttttatttcgTTGAGTTCTACGAAAATTTGGCGGCGCCATGGAAATCGTAGAATCCAGTTCGCATTCacttcccaaattttttacagggtataaaaaaaataattttttaatcttatcaatttatattgaaaataaaaaaaattaataatttatttttgaagtataaaataacataacatgtaataaaaaaatgaacctttaatatttttgagataaaaaataaatatgagtcgTGTAAAAAGATTCAATCTTTTGATGTTGTCTCAAAGTACAGtaagatgttttttttaaataaaatattccatTTCAATATCAAACTCTTTAAGTCTCTTTTATCAATTCTAAAACTACgctattttttctattaaaatctATTGACTAAATAGTTAGTGCAGCTATTTTGCagctaatttaattaaagggcaagcttgataaaaataaaaatatgctaATAGGCTTGCAACAGTgtatttctaaaataattattatctttacttttattatgaattgattgctatttatagataattataattaaggaaataatccaattttatttttaaaaatttgactttaaaatatttttttagaccattaatatttttttttgctatttatttttgttattatcatttaatagacattcgatattcaaattaatatagatTCGTATTCCTAAGAGTATTTtgaagatagaaaaaaataaataaaagcttaTCGTGACTTCTGGTTGCATCTCTAgggtattaaataattctaagatcaagtaacaaaaatattctataaataatttaagacgtacagaaaaaaaaaaaacttgaaaaataaaaaacttgataGATAAAATgagcatttttattttacaattaaaaatattttagttgtaattattgtaaagtcaactttttaataacaaattaggaaattaaataatttatacctaatgtagattttttttaattttaaacatttttcaaacttttttttttacaatgtccCGAagtctttttgaaaaatcgaatatttcaaattttacttttgatcTATATAGATCTgagtaactaaaaatatacatctacatagatctaaattattttttccgaggttagtaattcaataaaaaaaaataataatttaaataaaaataattgaaaaggttggaatattttaagtactgGTAAGTGCTCGTGACCTCtgcagtataaaaaaaaatctagtatAAAATATCGACtacacaaaataattataactaattatGGGTATTCTCAGACCCCCCccctacttttaaaaaattttcaatgacttttGACCTGATTGTCATGagcttatcaaaattttatcaattatttcaaaaaaattatagcatttattgaaaaaaaaaaaaaaaaaaaaaaaaaaaaaaaaaaaaaaatacaacataGTTGCAATTTTACTGAAAcagatttcgaaaaaatttcttacaattgacgtcaattaggagttaagtgaaatttgaaaaataaatttcagtagcATCTTCATGTCAATTTCATAATTCCAATTTTGTAggctttaatttatttaacaaatttcgtttaactctcaattgatatcaactatgtttttttttttttaaatctatatctcagtgaaattttcctttttttaattaatgctttaattttatttagaattaattattaaaatctgaatacctttaaaaatttaaggtcattgaatatttttaaaaagtaggggGGGGGAGCACTGTCTTAGAATACCcttaacaaatatatttatcaatacaaATATTGTATTTTGAGTTATCtacatgattttaattaaaaaaaaaaaaaaaaaaaaaaaaaaaaaaaaaaaaaaaaacatatatttaaaactaaaaatgtgatattttttatataaaataattttctaaattaaaatattaatgtaattagTGTTGTTACAGTACAAAAATACATtaggaaatatataaaaatacatatatagagGTGGTGGTACATATTAAGCACAGTATGTTAAAGATCGGTGATGTAAGATCAGATTGTTTATGTTTAATGATATGGCTGACAACTACACGGCGAATTAAATAGATGGACAGCAGACTATTGGCAGTTGCATGTTTTGCTGGTCagtttgtttatatttatatacttatgcTTCTTTGtatattaagtatattttatttgttctgTTGTTTTGTTCAGCACAAGCttattattaatgacaatgataatgataatgataaaatttatttgaaatcagTCTCTACAATTTTACCATTGTTGATGAAGCATGGACAGAGGGTGTTCAGAATCCGATTGCAGAAGCCACGGGCACGGTTGTTCCAGCCGCCGATGACATCGCCACCCTTCAATCTACTGCCTGCATAACACATGCATTTTTCCACTTTGTTATTAAACGCGTTAGCATTTACTACTACATGGAGAGaaatttatagtaaccattactagtatgttaattaaattttatcccgTACTGTTATGTGCCCATACTTTCTGAGAAAAGTTCTCATAACTATGGAAGCAATTCGtattattatggtaacagaACCATATTGCatggtaataaaattattgtaatgattaccatactcataggaatagttcccataagcaaatgaGAATAAATTCTATAACCACACCGTAACAGTTCCTAAGTGGATGGGGGAATAAACCctttatattatagtaactattcccataatattatggtaatcgttccCATGACACTATGGTAAACGTTACcttatattatggtaatcattcccattaTGTGTAGGAATTATTGCTATAAtactatggtaatggttaccacatattatggtaataattactttaacattatggtaatgattactttagtattatggtaaacattacggtaataattactataatattatggtaaccattactataatatacCTGAACAATTCTCATAGTATTATGGTGATGGTtaccatacattatggtaataattagtttaacattatggtaatgattactttagtattatggtaaacattacggtaataattactataatattatggtaaccattactataatatacCTGAACAATTCTCATAGTATTATGGTGATGGTtaccatacattatggtaatgattactatagcATTAttgtaatagttaccataatattatagtaatcgttaccataatattatggtaatcattatcatGATATACGTGAAAAATTCTCATATTATGGCAATGCTTACCATacattatgataataattactctAGTGTTATGGTAAGCATTACCAAACAATGTGGTactaattactataatattatggcaatggttactataatattatggtaatagttattGTAGTAATCGTAACCAtgattatggtaattattaccatggtGCATGGTAACCATTAATATGATGTTATAGTAATGGttgccataatattatgagaatgattaccattctaTTACAGGAATAATTACCATAGTGTCATAGTTacgattactataattttataggaaCTATATCAATACCATAAAGGAATTTTACCcatatttataagaatgatTAGCATACTAtgtatgggtgccgttcctataatcgacatttaaaaaaaattaattaccatgcgttatgggaaccatccccataatatattgtaattgttaccataaatttctctccATGTATGGGATTTAAAATTAgccatatatttatttatacaaggtagaaaaatttatcaacaactaatttatgaaaaaaaaaatcaaaaagcattataacatttttttttttttttttttttttgaacagaTGAAAAGCTGCTaaggatttttattaaatcaaaaatgtaaaataataaaattaattgaatacaaatatgtaagaatctaaaataaaatcactatATCATTTTCTATGCACTAAACAAAGGGAATGACatttagtaaaattcaaataaaacttaaaatcactgagtttaattaattgttaattatttttacgttattttattttaatttaccttCGCTTGTTCCGTCACCCTGAAACAAATAGAGATACAATTTGTAGCTATACTGTTTACAAGTAATTTAGTTTAGTTGTCGTTGACATCAATAGGAGAGTAATGAGATCACATACAAATTGAGAACCTTTTAGTATCACTATCGAGGGtattacttaatatatatgtatatttttttagtaaaatgtgatactttatttataaactaaaataaatttcgtagGATTCCGAAATTGACAGTCAACAATTTCcggatttttttccaacagatcaattgcaaaaaaaaaaaaatgcacttgtagaaaattaaaaaaactacaaatgcaattttttcaaatatttttttttatgagttatcatttttaaaaaagatcaaaaaattattagtcggctaacttcagtgtcatatattttatatgttatttttttttttttttattatctttatttatcaTTGCAAACACGTTGTAGAGataacgattaaaatttttggagcatgataaaatttattttaccgtaatatttttttttgcagtaaagttactattaaaaaaagtaaaagaaggTAAAGTGGATTAAATCtagtaaaaagttttatttaactttcgtatttttaaaataatttataaataatattttacaaaaacttacataattatttgtatttaaatgaataaaataaaaaagtttttataagcATACCtgattttgtaattttcttttcgAAGCCTCAGTAGCCGCAGTCTCAATAActtcagtaataaatttatttgtctcTCTCATAAGCTCAGCATCCTCTTTGAAAGCttcttttctttcttccaAAGTTCCCGAGATTAATTTATCTTCATGGCTGACCATTTTTGTCGGGTGAGAAGTCAAAGAcctcttacttttttttatatttttttatctaaaacttTGCACTACAACTTGATTCTAATactctgtttatttataacttttacaatacttttttcaaaaattcaaatgaattttttcacattttcactgaatttaattctgaaaaatttttaaattttaataaatatttatctctttatcacttgacaaaaaatatgatactgaagttagctaacgtctaataatttttgaactttttttttaacaataaattataaaaaaaaaaaatatttgaaaaaattgcacttgtagtttttaaaattttccacatgtgcatatttttattttttttttttttgtaatttatttgttaaaaaaaaaaattcaaaaattctgctaacttcaggatcatcaaaaaaaacttttatatgacagttatttttaaaaaaacaataatacagACAATAGacaagtatttattaataaaaaaataaagaaatgacaattaaattttatcacaatAGCATTTGTTAGTGATAAAACTTAAGCCACAGGTGGCAACTGTTTgatacagaataaaaaaaactaaatactTAAAGCGAGGTAAAGTGGGAacaagagtaaaaaataaataacgacaGTGTGTGTTTTATTCGCGAATAAATGTTGTCTAGAGTGAGTACAGTAAGTGAGTGAACGAGTGAGTGAAGTgagaaaaagttaaataataaaaaatgcttTCACTCATCGCGTCACATAACGCTTCGTTACTCCATCCTTTAATTTCTCTTTACTGTAAtgttgtttaaaatatttaaatttttcacacttgcaatgatttatttaaaaacacctgagatatttaataactgataaaaaaaaagttacaatgTTGATAATGACAAGTAAGCAAAGTttgctaaatttatttatttttaaatgacatttttacTTTAGCTGTGTTGTAAATAAGTGTGGGTGTGTTAATAATAGCGATAAGAACAAAGCGCGATACCGTGCCGGTTTGGATTATTTCGTAGCAGTTTATAAGTATTCTGTAGTTAGTTTTACTCTAGTCGGTGAAACGAACACCCGGCGACCCGGATACCTCGTAATGATCGGCTGCTTCGTGCCTGGTTTGCCCGACTGAATATTTCACCCCCTCTTGCTAAATATTGTCGAGCATGCGCTTATAAATTTCATCACAacttcgttttatttatttatctttttttttaaatttcaaataaatatttcattatttttaatatctattGATTTTAGATGGGAGATTTgggtgataaatttttgaaaaatttcctaaCATTTTTGGTAACGGAGGGCTAAGTGGTGTTAGGTAAATAAACGGTGATATGTTGTctttaaagtattttatgcAAGTATAATGTTGTATAGCTCAattgaacatttatttattaatgttattatggGTACTGACCGCAACCATTTTATAAtgagtatattatatatatatatatatatatatagaagatATACTGGAGtcaatatttagtaatttgaCTTGTGGTTATGGTGGTAATTGCTAATTTGTTGAAAGCAATAgtcatgaattttgaattttttttattgtaataaaaaatttaaatgatactgaagaTTACTAAcgtctcatattttttaaattttttcaaaatgacaaattcaaaaaaattgcattcacagtttttgtaattttttacttgtgcatatttttattttttttttttgtgatgattttttgaaaaaaaaattttaatgttaattgtctgctaacttttggatgataaaaattaaattttattgtttgtaattaaaaattaaataattttttttatgcccgggaaaaaatttaaaccgtAGATTGAACCTACTTGACGTATATTACGTGCACCGAAAACGTATTTTAGATTTGATTCTTGAATGACACACGTCTATTATATGTAACGACGTATGTGTCATGCGGTGACATTCTGACCTCAGTGtgaaaaaattaccaataCTTCAAGAGTTTTCAAAGTTTTTCTTAACTTTACCCAGAAGCCATAACTTtgattattagatttttttttatttttattaaaatataagttttttcGCTTAACTATATATTCGCgccatttttataattttcaatattttgcCATAAAAAAACTGTCTACAAGCTGaaactttatgaaaaaattttagctctaaaaaaatttaaagggcATTCTAGATGTTAATCCTCTGAATGCTTGATTTTCATCCATTTTTCTAAGACTGCAATGAGTTTTTATTCATAAAGTATCAGCTTGCAGATAGTTTTTTATAGCAAAAAATCCTTTAGGATTCttataatcttttattttgaGTCTAAATACGTTCTATCTACTTTTCAGATTTGCGTACGTCTTATTTACGTTTTTAACGTCAAGTTCAACCAacgatttaaatttcgattCAGGCAATTTActttatctttaataaaaaaaatatttttataatttagtgagttgtatttttaatcatttagtgaataaaatagtataataaAGGTACACTAtagtcttattttattttatttgttaaataaaatgataataaaatttatttgatttaaaaataatgttgcaaaaattgatatgatattttttttcatatttttcctGTATTgtatggatattttttttttttttataataacgtGATGAAATTGGATTTATCCAGAGGTTGGAATTGAGCCAGAattctctaaaaataaattgcacttgaaataatataaagagCATGTGTTAATATTAGTATCGATTTGTGCACATATGCGAAAATAGTGATAtgagttaatatatataactaaaataattggtttaaAATGGAGTATAGACAGAATGAGAACAGGAAAGTGAGAATAGAGAAATGATATGTGATTCTGGCTCAGGGttcttaaaatcaatattaacatattttttttcttactctatatatttatatagaaaaaaaatcgtaattgCCAATTAAttgtacaatttaattattcaattaattaaaaaaaaatatatattcatttttttttctttgatttttttttctttctcagtAACTGACGTTCTAGATACCCCCGCCAAGCACGTTGTATTATTTTAGCAGCACGATTTCTTTTGAAAGTATCCAAAGTTTCAGTAAATGCtttcaaaattgataattcacgttcgttttttaattcttcgtATTCTTTTTCTTGTACTGATACTTTATTCTAAAaggaaattgtttttttttaacgaataataaaaaatattaaattatcactaaggccaggattttttcattaattaaagaattgacaattaataattaatgatgtcaaatttttgatattacggCAAAAAAATTGGtcgtatagaaaaatttttcaagtaaaagttgttcaaaatttaattttctaaaaacaaTATCTCATATAATTTTCCCTTAGGATTAATAAGGcagccgtaatttcaaaattaagattttcataattaacaaaaatttgaatcattcattatg
Above is a window of Microplitis demolitor isolate Queensland-Clemson2020A chromosome 1, iyMicDemo2.1a, whole genome shotgun sequence DNA encoding:
- the LOC103577307 gene encoding uncharacterized protein LOC103577307 isoform X1, translating into MVSHEDKLISGTLEERKEAFKEDAELMRETNKFITEVIETAATEASKRKLQNQGDGTSEGSRLKGGDVIGGWNNRARGFCNRILNTLCPCFINNDLLAWTPYRYRFTRP
- the LOC103577307 gene encoding uncharacterized protein LOC103577307 isoform X2 translates to MVSHEDKLISGTLEERKEAFKEDAELMRETNKFITEVIETAATEASKRKLQNQGDGTSEDLLAWTPYRYRFTRP